The genomic segment ATTGTCTCCAATGCTTCTGCATGAGTTATCCACGGCGAAATTTATTCAATACGGTGCAACTGAGTAGCCCTCATCGATTCACGGGCCGCTTCTTGCTCCATCCGCAAACAATCAACCCCTCCTCCTTTCCCTCGGAACTCTTGCTTGCAAGCACTGAGGGTCCATCTCAACGTCAAGCCACCCCACATCTTCCGCAACTCCGCTATATCTTCACAGAATTCTTGACCACCTCCTCAAAGCAAGACGGAATACTCGCCGGTGGAGGGGATGCAGGGAATTGCACATCCCCTCCACTCCGCGCACAGCCGTAAGAGGCTGTCTCACGTGGCAAGTTCCGCAAGCTTCTCAGTGGCTCGGGGGTGTGGCCATGGCCGGGCTTCTGCACTGCCGGTCGTTGCGGTCCGCGTCCGGGATCTTGAGGCCACGAGTAGCCCGTGGCAGGCTCATGCCGCATGATCGATGAATTCGCGAAGAACAGCCTGCACGGGCGACTGCGGCGGGACCGCAAGGCGCTGCTCTGGAAGCTCGACGGCCTGTCCGAGTACGACGCCCGCCGACCTTTGACAGTGACCGGGACCAACCTCCTCGGCCTGGTCAAACACGTGGCCGGCGTCGAGGCCAGGTACTTCGGCGAGGTCTTCGACCGGCCGTCACCAGAACCGCTGCCCCGGTGGCAGGACCACGACGGCAGCGATCTGTGGGCGGCTGAGGACGAGGCGCGCGATCAGATCATCGAGTCCTACCGGCGCACATGGGAACACTCGGACGCGACGATCGACGAGCTTGCCCTCGATGCCCCGGGCCACGTGCCGTGGTGGCCGGAGCCCTATGCCAACACGAACCTGTTCGCCATCCTGGTCCACGTCCTCGGCGAGACCAACCGGCATGCCGGGCACGCCGACATCCTGCGCGAAGGCGTGGACGGCCGAACCGGGATGCGCCCCGAACACGAGATGCAGATCAATGAGGACGCCCGCACCGCCTACTGCGCGAAGATCGAGCAGGCCGCCAGATCGGCCGCATCAGCCGAGGCATAGAAGCCTGTCCCTGAAGTGCGGTTGAACGTCAGCAGTACCTCGATAATCTTGCCGGGTACGGGATCGGCGTCACACGCTGCAATCATGCGGTTGCGGCCAACGCCGCTGTGCGTACTGGGCCCCGTTGTCATTCCCCGATCGGCGCCGGACTGACGAACACGGCAAGGTAGCGAAACTCACCCCCAAGCCCGTCCAGAACGGAGTACGGCTCCCATGCGAGGGTGTATGTGCCCCGCAGCGTGCACGTGTTCGACTCGTGAGAGCCATCAGCCCACAACAGCGTCCCTGCGAGCTCACGTCCCTGGTGGATCCTGAAGGCGTGATCCCGAGTACGTCGGCGGTCGGGGTTGGGCGGATTCCACAGAGACGCCTCGTTGGTCAGCATGAAGGCGAGACCGTTTTGATCGGATCGGCGGCAGAAGCGCTCCAGCCTGGCTATGTCTCGGACGAAGTGCAGGCGAGCAAGGTCGGTGGCGGCATGCGCCTTCAAGGCGTACCCCTCGGCTGGAGTACCAGCCGTTCCTGTCCAACCTCGGGTGAAGTACTTGAACTCGATCACGGTACGCGCCTCGGGCCCGATGCACAGCAGATCAAGGTACTCGGTTCTGTCGGACAGTCGCTGCGGCACCTCGAGTCTGGAGTGCATCTCCGGCGCCAGCTCCCAGAGCACCCGAGCAAAACTGTGCTGAAGGTCGGCTTCGGAATGGAAGACCGGCCTGTGCCGGCACATCTGCGCAATGACCTCACGGATTGAGGTCTGTCCGGCAATGGTCTCGGAGCCGTCCATCGGTGCCATGGTCACGGCGCCATTGAAGTGGTCTCTCGACGAACACTCAAGCCGTTGCCCGGTGCGATGCGTCGGCTTCCGCCGAGGCTTCAACCACCAGCTCGTCCAAACGAACTCGTGGAGGAGGTCGTGTGCCGTCCCTGTGGACACTCGATCACGCGAGTGGGCGATTCTGCCTGGCGCCACGATGCAGCTCCGCCCATGTCGCGGGGGCTGTCGGGCAGCGAGCTTTGATCGGGACGGCACCTGGGACGACTCACTCGACCGAGCGTGGAAGGCAACCCCGCCGAAGGGGCACCGCTGAGGTCCCCAACGCTCCAGGGACGCCACGGGTCACACGGCAGCGCAGGCTCGCCAACACCGGAGTGTCCTGCCCGATCGGGGTGGCGCCGGCCGACGGGTGATCAGCCGGTGGATGGTCAGCCGTGGCCAGCGGCGATCGCGTCACGACGGAGGTGGGGGGTGGGGTCACGGGTCCCGTTCCAGTCCCGGGCCGGCTGCCGGGGACCTTCCACACCCACCCCCCATGGCCGCCAGTCCCTCACGATCTCCGTCCGGCCGGTACCACGCACCGTATGCGGGACCGCTGACAACACGGCGCCGCCCGGGAAGCCCGGCCTCGTAATCACCCGGCGCACCGCAGATCCGACCGCCGGGGCTGGGGCGTGTCACACCACAGGACGCCGGGAAGCAGGTGGGCCTCTGCCTCTGCCCGTAGCCGGAGTCGGCCGTTCGTCCGCCTGCCCGCCCGCCTCACGAGCCGTCCTCGTCCACCGGTCCGGTCACCCGCGCGGGATCACCGCACGAAGCGGTACTTCAGGTGGGTGGCGAGGGGCGTGTGGACCACCCCGAGGGGCTCCAGGTCCCGCCGCCCGCTGCCCAGTCCTTCGAAGA from the Streptomyces xinghaiensis S187 genome contains:
- a CDS encoding DinB family protein, which encodes MIDEFAKNSLHGRLRRDRKALLWKLDGLSEYDARRPLTVTGTNLLGLVKHVAGVEARYFGEVFDRPSPEPLPRWQDHDGSDLWAAEDEARDQIIESYRRTWEHSDATIDELALDAPGHVPWWPEPYANTNLFAILVHVLGETNRHAGHADILREGVDGRTGMRPEHEMQINEDARTAYCAKIEQAARSAASAEA